Part of the Lentisphaera araneosa HTCC2155 genome, CATTTTTAGAATCCAATACATCTTTGACTGAAACGTATAAAGGCAGTAGCATGAAAAACGCTACTGCCAAGATAACAAGTTTCAGAAATAAATCTGAACTTTTAATCTTCAATTAGAGGGCGCCGTTATCTTCGAGAAGCTCAACAGTTTCTTCAATTTTATCGAGATCACCGAGATCAATTTTAACAGGATTGATCTGATCGAGGGCTTTGAGTTCAGCAAAAGCACTGACGCCCGCAGCGAGGGGATATTCGTAGTTTGAATCTTTGAAGAACGCTTGAGCTTTCTCGCTAAGCATCCAATCGATGAATTTTTGTGCCGCAGCTTTGTTTTTTGAGCTCTTAAGCAAAGCAATACCAGAAACGTTGATGAACATGCCCGCATCACCATCTGCAAAGAAATGGTTTTCAGCATCGAGGGCTTCCTTCATATCGAGACGAACTTTGTAGAGATAGTAGTGGTTGACGAGACCGGCAGCGACCTTGCCTTCGGCAACC contains:
- a CDS encoding extracellular solute-binding protein codes for the protein GWAPGNGSFQSHVTAMIKVLGKEKTAAWVKALKANEVQDFPKNTPIVKAVAEGKVAAGLVNHYYLYKVRLDMKEALDAENHFFADGDAGMFINVSGIALLKSSKNKAAAQKFIDWMLSEKAQAFFKDSNYEYPLAAGVSAFAELKALDQINPVKIDLGDLDKIEETVELLEDNGAL